The DNA segment GTAACTAAATTTGTCGAAGAAATGAAAAAATCAAAACCTACATATAACGGAGCACAGTTAATAGCATTTTATAAGATGGACATAAACGCTATAACAAACGGTTTTCCAGAATCATTAAGATCAAAATTTACTGAAGATTTTGAAAATAAAGTAAATCATTAATCATTCAAACATCTTAAATATAACCCGCCAAGTGCGGGTTTTTTTATGGAGTTTTTATGCAAGAAGAAAAAATGGTAACAATAGAGTTAAGCGGAATATTAGGCAAAACATTTGGTAAAACTCATCAGCGCATAATTACGACAACATCAGAAGCAATCAGAGCACTTTGTTGTACCTTAAATGGATTTGAACAGTATTTAAATACCAGTAAATCACGAGGATTAACATATGCCGTATTTAAAGGGAAAAAGAATATCGGTGTTGATGATCTTAATTTCCCAATATCAGAAGAAATTATTCGTATCGTTCCCATTGTGATGGGAAGCAAAAGAGGTGGTGTTTTTCAGACTATTTTTGGTGCCGTCCTTGTTGCTGCCGCTATATGGCTACCTTGGGGTTCCGCATTATGGGCCAGTAACCTTTTATTTGCTGTTGGCGCATCAGTCGCTATCGGCGGTGTTATTCAAATGCTTTCACCTCAACCGAAAGGTCTTGCAATGCAAGATCAGGGTGAAAACAAACCTTCGTATGCATTTGGCTCTCCTACTAATACTGTTTCTCAAGGTTACCCTGTGCCAGTGCTTTATGGCGAAAGAACTATTGGTGGTGCCATCATTTCCGCAGGTATTTATGTAGAAGATCAGCAATAAGTCTATTTGGAATAATCTAATGAGAAAAATAATTCACGGTCAAAAAGGGGGCGGTGGTAGTCCTCGTGTGCCTGTTGAGCAACCTGATGATTTACAATCTATTGCTAAAGCAAAGTTACTCATTGCCTTGGGTGAGGGAGAATTTGCTGGAGAGTTAACGGCACAAAATATCTTTCTTGATGGCACACCGTTAGAAGACACTGAAGGAAATGCAAATTTTAGTGGTGTAACGTGGGATTTTAGATCAGGAACACAAGCACAGACTTACATTCAAGGATTGCCTAGCGCTGAAAATGAAATCAATGTTGGCTCAACGATTTCGAGTAAAACACCGTGGGTTCATACATTTACCAATTCACAATTATCGGCTATTCGGGTTCGTCTAAAGTGGCCTTCATTATTCAAGCAAGAAGATAATGGGGATTTGGTGGGTAATGAAGTTAAATACGCCATTGATTTACAAACTGATGGTGGTAGTTGGAAAACCGTTATTGATAGTGCTGTGAAAGGAAAAACGACATCAGGTTATGAGCGCGCGCATCGAATTGATTTACCTGAGTCGAAAACATCATGGTCACTACGTGTTAGAAAAGTCTCTAATGATGCTAATAGCAGTAAAATCGGTGATACGGTTGTTTTGCAAAGTTACACTGAAGTCATTGATGCTAAATTCACCTATCCTCATACAGCGTTACTTTATATTGAATTCGACTCTAAACAATTCAATGGCTCTATTCCGCAAATAACGTGCAAACCGAAAGGGCGCATAATCCGAATACCCTCAAATTACAATCCTATTGATCGTACCTATACGGGCGTATGGGATGGTTCCTTTAAATGGGCATGGACCAATAATCCTGCATGGGTTTTCTACGACATTGTTATCTCCGATAGATTTGGTCTTGGACAACGAATAAATCAACAACAGATTGATAAATGGGAGTTATACCGTATAGCGCAGTATTGTGATCAATTAGTAGCTGATGGGAAAGGTGGTGATGGCACAGAACCTCGTTATGTCTGTGATGTTTATGTGCAAGATAGAAATGAAGCGTATAACGTGCTACGTGATTTTGCAGCCATCTTTCGAGGGATGACCTATTGGGGTGGCGGTCAGATTGTAACATTAGCGGATATGCCTCGTGATATTGATTATAGCTATACTCGATCCAATGTGATTGATGGAAAATTTATTTATTCAAGCAGTAGCAGTAAAGAAAAATATTCCACGGCATTGGTTTCGTATTCAGATCCGCAAAATGGATATGCTGATGCAATGGAGCCAGTGTTTGAACCTGATTTAGTTTCTCGGTTTGGGTTTAATCAATTAGAAGTTACCGCAATTGGTTGCACCCGACAAAGTGAAGCAAACAGAAAAGGGCGCTGGGGAATACTGACAAACAATAAAGACAGAATGGTGACATTTTCTGTCGGATTGGATGGGAACATTCCGCAACCCGGTTACATTATCGCTGTTGCTGATGAACTGTTGTCAGGGAAAGTCACTGGCGGTCGAGTGAGTGCCATCAATGGCAGAAATATCACGTTAGATCGCGTTGCAAGTGCTGTGAGTGGTGATCGCTTAATTCTCAATCTTCCTTCAGGGCAATCTCAAGCAAGAACGATACAAACAGTATCAGGGAAAGTGATCACGGTTACAACGGAGTACAGTGAGACACCAGAGGCAGAATGTGTTTGGGTTGTCGAATCAGAAGAGCTGTATGCGCAACAATATCGCGTTGTCAGTGTCACTGAAAATGAATCTAATCAATTTACTATTACCGCCATTCAGCATGATCCCAGTAAATATGAACACGTTGATTCTGGCGCATTGATTGATGAAAGGCCCATTAGTGTTATTCCTCCTAATAACCAGCAAGCTCCGAAAAATATTGTCATCGACTCTTACTCCATTGTAAGCCAAGGCGTTAGCATTGAAACGATGCGAGCACAGTGGCCACAAGTTGAAAATGCAATCTCTTATGAAGCGCAATGGCGTAGAAATGAAGGTAACTGGGTTAATATGCCTCGTAGCTCCATTAACTCTATTGAGGTTCCTAATGTTTATGCCGGTCGATATTTAGTCCGTGTTCGAGCCATTAATGCTTCTGAGATCTCAAGCGGTTGGGGGTATTCTGACGAAAAAACGTTAACAGGCAAAATGGGTAATCCACCCAAACCGGTTAACTTTAGAGCGTCGCCCTTAGTATTTGGCATTAAGTTAGACTGGGGATTTGGTGAAAACACTAGTGATACATTAAAAACTGAAATTCAGTACAGCAAAACCAATGATGGTGAAAGCCTGATGCTGTTATCTGATGTTCCTTATCCATCTAAAACCTATGAAATGGCGGGTTTATCAGCTGGTGTAGCGTTTTATTTTAGAGCAAGGCTGGTGGATAAAACAGGTAATCAATCCGAGTGGACTGAGTTTATTCGTGGGGAATCGGAGTTTGATGTAGGAACGATATTGCCAGAGCTTGGTGGACACTTTATGTCATCTGAAGCCGGTCAGCAACTTAGTGAACGCTTGGATTGGAATGCTGAGACAGCAATTATTCTTAGTAATGAAGACTCTAGACTATCGCGCCGTTTGTTAGTAAGTCATGGTCAATCACAGGCTGGGATCAAAGAGCTATGGCAAGTTCGTGCAACGGATAACGAAGCATGGGCACAGGAAGTTAAAGAAATTTACTCCGCGGTTGGTGATAACACGTCTGCAATTAAAGAGACTCAAACGTCAATTACCGAGCTAAATAAAGCTTTCGGTCAAACAACTACGGAGATCCGCACAGAGTTAAAAACAACTAACCAAAATTTAGCCGACACCAACCAGAAGTTAGGCAATACAGATAAGGAGCTTGTTCGTGTTGCTGCGGACGTGGTAACAAACAAAGAGGCGATATCTAAAACAGATAAAGCGCTCGCTAAATCAGAGGAACAAATTCAGGTTAAATT comes from the Proteus appendicitidis genome and includes:
- a CDS encoding tail assembly protein; this encodes MQEEKMVTIELSGILGKTFGKTHQRIITTTSEAIRALCCTLNGFEQYLNTSKSRGLTYAVFKGKKNIGVDDLNFPISEEIIRIVPIVMGSKRGGVFQTIFGAVLVAAAIWLPWGSALWASNLLFAVGASVAIGGVIQMLSPQPKGLAMQDQGENKPSYAFGSPTNTVSQGYPVPVLYGERTIGGAIISAGIYVEDQQ
- the gpJ gene encoding TipJ family phage tail tip protein, with product MRKIIHGQKGGGGSPRVPVEQPDDLQSIAKAKLLIALGEGEFAGELTAQNIFLDGTPLEDTEGNANFSGVTWDFRSGTQAQTYIQGLPSAENEINVGSTISSKTPWVHTFTNSQLSAIRVRLKWPSLFKQEDNGDLVGNEVKYAIDLQTDGGSWKTVIDSAVKGKTTSGYERAHRIDLPESKTSWSLRVRKVSNDANSSKIGDTVVLQSYTEVIDAKFTYPHTALLYIEFDSKQFNGSIPQITCKPKGRIIRIPSNYNPIDRTYTGVWDGSFKWAWTNNPAWVFYDIVISDRFGLGQRINQQQIDKWELYRIAQYCDQLVADGKGGDGTEPRYVCDVYVQDRNEAYNVLRDFAAIFRGMTYWGGGQIVTLADMPRDIDYSYTRSNVIDGKFIYSSSSSKEKYSTALVSYSDPQNGYADAMEPVFEPDLVSRFGFNQLEVTAIGCTRQSEANRKGRWGILTNNKDRMVTFSVGLDGNIPQPGYIIAVADELLSGKVTGGRVSAINGRNITLDRVASAVSGDRLILNLPSGQSQARTIQTVSGKVITVTTEYSETPEAECVWVVESEELYAQQYRVVSVTENESNQFTITAIQHDPSKYEHVDSGALIDERPISVIPPNNQQAPKNIVIDSYSIVSQGVSIETMRAQWPQVENAISYEAQWRRNEGNWVNMPRSSINSIEVPNVYAGRYLVRVRAINASEISSGWGYSDEKTLTGKMGNPPKPVNFRASPLVFGIKLDWGFGENTSDTLKTEIQYSKTNDGESLMLLSDVPYPSKTYEMAGLSAGVAFYFRARLVDKTGNQSEWTEFIRGESEFDVGTILPELGGHFMSSEAGQQLSERLDWNAETAIILSNEDSRLSRRLLVSHGQSQAGIKELWQVRATDNEAWAQEVKEIYSAVGDNTSAIKETQTSITELNKAFGQTTTEIRTELKTTNQNLADTNQKLGNTDKELVRVAADVVTNKEAISKTDKALAKSEEQIQVKFGEQEGLIKQKMQAEFSQSGDGVVTHSINITIVHNNVKYNAAGQVISAQVKNGKLESFFGYNANNFAWYNPANGKMELFMYAKNGQFFVRDLFIEDGSITNAKIGNVIQSNNYVAGKSGWIINKNGYAEFENAKFRGEIKATKGTMNNVIIDKDCEIKGTLKVENIEGDIVKFYSLGNGETITIPAQSFDRVIQVVTIATTHNSKWCRLWLNDDKFFEIKNGGRVDDFYYWNSPSTTLKANTPGVFRYDSEDRYFKITLLACKQ